ATAACTAAGATTTCCAAAGAATCGATAGAAAAGGATGGTGAGTTTCTGATATGGTCAATTAATCTACCGGGGGTGGCAATGACCACATCGGGTCTCGACTTCAATTGctgttcttgttgtctcaagttcaaaccaCCAACTGCTAACCCAAACGATATACTTGGGATGAAATGGGCAATTTTCTTACctacatcaccaacttgaatagACAATTCTCTGGTAGGAGTTATAACTATGACTCTTGTAGAAGCCACCTTGCTGGGCTTATATAATAATCTTTCTATGATTGGAATCATGTATGCGGCGGTCTTTCCGGACCCCGTCACAGCACCAGCAACAATATCTTTTCCCATTAAAGCAAGAGGAATAGAAGCAGACTGAATAGGAGATGGCTTTACGTATCCCAACTGAGCTAGTCCTTTCAAAACCGGTCTAGACAACTGTAAAGACAGAAACTTATCATGAGTTGGTCCTTTCTCTGTTTTACTTCCGTTCTCGTAGAAAGCGGACATAGCTTCTTCTGtgtctttttcttcttcttcgacaTCGGAGCCCGTGTCTTTCATTTCTACCTCTTCGGgttgttcttggagttctggactttcttcttcatcatcttcgtaATTAGagttctcttcttcttcttcctcggCTCCCATTCCGAACCCATCTAAAGCCAActcgtcatcttcttcctccaaaGCACTGTTAGCTTCTTGGGCATCATATCCGACTatgtcatcttcttcttcctcttcgtcttcctcttcttcatcgattCCAACTAAGTTTGTCAAACCACCTTTCTGCTTTAAGATTTTATCCAAGTCAACATTTTTCTTCACCTCCACGTCGTCgctcttctccaaatcGAAGTCCCAACCGGTGAACTTAGTACTTGTGTCATCATCGAAGCCAAAGTTAAAGTTTGGGTTCAAATCGTTGTCATCTTCGTTATCTTTAGATTCCTCATCGcttgatgattcttctAAATCAGGCACATTGTCTTCCAGCTCACTGTCAATGGTACCTACAAAATCGACAGATTTAGCAGGAATGGTTTTGGTAGGTTTAGTGGGTTTGGTTTTGGCCGCTCCCTTACGCTGACTAGTGTTCTTCTGTTTCACCATTTCTCTCAAACCACTTGACCTATAATTTTTTTCTGTTATAGTGCGATGGGATGCTCTTCTCAATTTTTTCTCGCGGATTAAGTAATAAATAATCTATACAGCATAATAGTACTTATCAGTAGCGACGGTTGTTAACTCATTGATGTCGTAATAATCTTCGTCATCTGATGACAGACCACTTGTTTCCCTAAAAGTGACTTGGTTGACCAGTTTGACGTCTTCCAAATTCATTAATTGGGTGTTTCTTCTTATATCCACCAAAGCATCTAACTGCTTTTCAGTGTCACTGGACAATTGTCCGGGCTTGATTATTCCCTttaacatcttcaaacCATCTAACCACACATACTTGTTGACTTGTGTATCAGTGTAGAAGctcaacaatttcttgttgttggccCCTATCAAGGTAATTTTCTCATACGAAATGGTACCTTTGACAGAGATCAACATACTATGTTTCTTcttatcttcttctcccaCATGATCACCAACTTTCTGAGATCTTAGGTCGGTGATGTccgtcaacttgatcagCTGCTGctccatttcttcaaaagaaggtTTTTGAAGAGACTTTTCAGTGAACTCTTTGTAGTATAAATATTGTCTGTTTGGAGACAAGAGAATGAAATAGTATTTAGCAGCCATAACAGAACCGTTTGCTGCCTTCTTTGGCGAAGATGAATACGAgttcttcatcaaactctCACCATGCAGGTCGGTGAATACCCAAGAGCCCTTCAATAGCTGAATAACTCTTTGTTCACACACAAATTCCATAACTTCAAAAGCCAACTGCTTATTGAATTCTGTGAATCTTGCATCCCACACATCGGAAAATGAACCCTTTATACGGTCAATCTGGTGTCTTCTAAGTTCGACGTTAGTCTCATTCAAGGTCAAGTCAAGACATTCCTCAATCGTCTTGGTACTCAAATGATTGGTTAAGTTCTCCTCAATGAGATAAACATTGTCCTTTATCAATCCCATAATTCTGCTAACATCCTCGTCGTTGGTCAATTGGGCCTTCGTCTCTTGCCATAAGGTGAGACACGAGTTCATGGTGTAGTACATCATTAATTCCCAACTCAAGATATTATCGTATATCCGGGGGTACTTTTCCTTATGGCTAAACACATCGATCCACAAGTATGTTGCCTTCTCTATAAATAAGTACATTGGAAATGTTCTGTTGTGATCACTCATCATCAATTCCTCATGAaactttttcttgaaggtcATATTTGGatctttcaagaagattttcaagtccattgCCAATAAGATTGTAGCATTATCGACGATGAATTTTCGAGGGTTCTCGGTGAAACCAGCCTTGATATACTCTTCTGGTTTAGCAGGCGTCCCAAACTCGTTCAAGCTGATTTCCAAGTAGAGAAATAAATTATTCAACATAATTTGGTGGGACTTTATCGACAAGTCGAACTTGGTGTCATTTAAGTagtcgttcaacttggcgTAGcttatcttcaagttggagatggcGTCCAAAATTGACTTGTCGTCGGTATCAATCAAGTTACCAATGGTACTGAATAAAGTGACATGCTTCAATCTTCCTGCTAAAGTAATAATCCCACTATACTGAAACTTCAAAGCTTTGAGaatcaagtcattgaccaacttgatggtgttATAGGTTATTTTGCTGTCGTGGAGGTACAACTTCTGGGTCATGATATCTATCACATCGAGGTATTCTATCAACGTCTCGTACAATGGCAAGTACTTATCGATGGAGTCGTCCTTCAGTTGAAAAATCGATCCTGATATCAACACCACTGCTATCTTCAAAATTGCCTTGTATGTCTCGGTGGACATGTTGGAGCTGACGATGGAGAACAAGGTTGTGAAGAGAGTGTGGTCAAGCACTTTAGTAAACTCGTTGGAAGCTTCACCACTCACGATACAATCCATGAGTTTGGCCAACACCACTATCAGGTTGACTTTTTCCTGCTTATCTTTGCCTAAAATATTCGACTTGAGCACATTGGCATAGTTCAAGATGGTGGGGGTATCGAGCTTCGATTTGGAGATATTATTTTTACTCAAGATCTCATTGAGTTTGTGATTgattgatcttgaagattctgCCATGGTTGCAGGTTATAAAATAGGCTTTAATGTATGGCTCTATTATCAATTGAATATTTACTTACACGTCCAGACGTATACAATTGCCAGCCTTTGGTTCCAAGCTTTAGGTGAAAACAATGTGGTTGTAGGAAAGAAAAAATAACGTGCACCAAGAATGTTCGTCAAATGGTGaggtttccaaatcaaTTTTTACTCAAAATGGGTAATTAGTTCTACTAAATTTTGGTTGGAAACGAGCAATTTGGGTTTATATAACGAAGAATTTTTTAATTTCATCGATAAACTAATTCCACCCAAATGTTAGTACCTTGGCGTCATATTAATATATGCACTCGGTTGCCTTGCACACCGGGACTTGTAATGCAGATCAAGCACAGAAACCTTATTTAACTTCAGTATTTTTTCAGCATCCTCGCTCCTATaattgaagaaacttgtAATTTTCACAATTTTCACAATTTTCACCTTTCCACAATGTTTAAATTAGTTCAACAATGTAGTAACTGAAGGACATCCTATAAGTAGAGACGTTCAGAATTGTAGCCAATGTCACACCCACAGCATACTTCTAAGTACCCTTGAATAACATTTGTAGGCGAGTATAAGCGAGCGGAGGCCGTTGGCAAGCAGCAAGCGCGCACGACCCGCCATAGATCTGAGGATTTTTTCAGAGGGTAATTCGAAGCTAGTTGTACAAATATACTAGGTGAAAAAGACCCAATCACGGCCAATTCAACCTTTTGACACCTTTAAATATTCCAAGACTGCCATCATGAGTCAACCGTTTAGCTTTAATTCCAACTTTGATAGCTTCAAGGATAAATCTAAAGATTCAGGCTCCTACCCCAATACCACTACTAGCAGTGTGAATAATCACGATTATGACTCTTCCAACCACGATTCCAACTACAGCCCGCGGTCATCGGTTGTTTACTTACCAGGGATCCAAGATGAAGAACACTCGCTGCCTCCCGAGCTGCCTCACCGAGGAACTGATCAGGAAGGAGTGGATTCTAATTATAAGGGATTTCACAATAATCGGAAGTCAGGAAATATAATCCCTCCTTTACAGCAGCCAATAAAGCCCCGGTTTCGGAAAAAGGGAAGCTCGTTGCTTGGAAAGCTCATATATTCCACCCGTAAAGACTCGGATACTTCTGCCCATTCCAACCATTCCAACCATTCTTCGGTATCAGCTCCTGTTCCACTTATACCAGTACCAGTACCAGCTCCAGCACCTGCCAGTGAGAACTATAACTACACAGAGCGTACTTCCGACTCTAGAAATCCTTCAGTCAGCTCGAGCAATACTTCTGCAAATGCAAATACAAATGCAAACCCAAACACAAGGAAAAGTGTCAgctccaccaactcttccGGCTCAGGTGGAAAATTCAAATTCCGGCTTTCTTCCATAACTTTTGATCATAATACACCTACCAGCACGTTGAGGGCACAAAGAGGATCCACCACTTCATTCTCCAAAACACGGAACAGTAGTGGTGATTCCAACAGCTCTGGCAAGTCTTacaccaaagaagatggtGCTGCGAAAAGACATAATACTGGATTCGACATCGATATAAACTTGAGTGATCTCAATGGAGTGTTGAAGACACCTCCAGCCTCCGGGGAAGGTACGGACTACTTGAAGCCAGTCCattccaccaccgccaTTTCTCCACTAAGAAGGTCACAGTCTGCGTTTGCAATGCCCTCGCGGGTTGAAAGTG
Above is a window of Yamadazyma tenuis chromosome 1, complete sequence DNA encoding:
- the LMO1 gene encoding Protein with similarity to mammalian ELMO (EggNog:ENOG503Q37E; COG:S); the protein is MAESSRSINHKLNEILSKNNISKSKLDTPTILNYANVLKSNILGKDKQEKVNSIVVLAKLMDCIVSGEASNEFTKVLDHTLFTTLFSIVSSNMSTETYKAILKIAVVLISGSIFQSKDDSIDKYLPLYETLIEYLDVIDIMTQKLYLHDSKITYNTIKLVNDLILKALKFQYSGIITLAGRLKHVTLFSTIGNLIDTDDKSILDAISNLKISYAKLNDYLNDTKFDLSIKSHQIMLNNLFLYLEISLNEFGTPAKPEEYIKAGFTENPRKFIVDNATILLAMDLKIFLKDPNMTFKKKFHEELMMSDHNRTFPMYLFIEKATYLWIDVFSHKEKYPRIYDNILSWELMMYYTMNSCLTLWQETKAQLTNDEDVSRIMGLIKDNVYLIEENLTNHLSTKTIEECLDLTLNETNVELRRHQIDRIKGSFSDVWDARFTEFNKQLAFEVMEFVCEQRVIQLLKGSWVFTDSHGESLMKNSYSSSPKKAANGSVMAAKYYFILLSPNRQYLYYKEFTEKSLQKPSFEEMEQQSIKLTDITDLRSQKVGDHVGEEDKKKHSMLISVKGTISYEKITLIGANNKKLLSFYTDTQVNKYVWLDGLKMLKGIIKPGQLSSDTEKQLDALVDIRRNTQLMNLEDVKSVNQVTFRETSGSSSDDEDYYDINELTTVATDKYYYAV